The following proteins are encoded in a genomic region of Xanthomonas cassavae CFBP 4642:
- a CDS encoding zeta toxin family protein has product MDDNRFQLSPSKHAIIYEKIERHQFKDTAPADQPQAIILGGQPGAGKSGLLEASKQGFADRNVVTINGDELRYYHPQYLAIQKADERHFAELTDPHARPWTKQLFDRTIETRRNVLFEGTMREAGPITDTMRRLKVAGYYVVARVIAANERDSMAGIHRRYEEQKAAKGFGRWSNVQAHNDAYKGMPATLEYIERHKLADRVQVYDRKGNVLYDNEMQGNEWKQQPTARTAVEAERNRPPTPEERRQHKAEWTTILAMMAARRADEREIERVQEVARQYGGLERLELKPAEYERQDYGRQQPELRAPETGKTYQGPIVSADDKHVIQSVREAGRELHIQHERLVLNTDRRELLNAGANVEIRYPYNRVGIVNEWGAKEIQGPASKGIEPKDFGKR; this is encoded by the coding sequence ATGGATGACAACCGCTTCCAACTGAGTCCGAGCAAGCACGCGATCATTTACGAGAAGATCGAGCGGCATCAATTCAAGGACACCGCCCCGGCCGACCAACCGCAGGCAATCATCTTGGGCGGCCAGCCCGGCGCAGGCAAAAGCGGCCTGCTCGAAGCGAGCAAGCAAGGCTTTGCAGATCGCAACGTCGTCACGATCAACGGCGACGAGCTGCGCTACTACCACCCGCAATACCTTGCCATCCAGAAGGCCGACGAGCGCCACTTTGCCGAGCTGACCGACCCGCATGCGCGGCCGTGGACGAAGCAGCTATTCGACCGCACCATCGAGACTCGCCGCAACGTCCTGTTCGAGGGCACGATGCGCGAGGCCGGCCCGATTACCGACACGATGCGCCGCCTCAAAGTGGCCGGCTACTACGTCGTCGCCCGTGTGATCGCGGCCAACGAGCGCGACAGCATGGCCGGCATCCATCGCCGCTACGAAGAACAGAAAGCGGCCAAGGGCTTCGGCCGCTGGTCGAACGTGCAGGCCCACAACGACGCCTATAAAGGCATGCCGGCAACGCTCGAATACATCGAACGTCACAAGCTGGCCGACCGCGTACAGGTCTACGACCGCAAGGGCAACGTACTGTATGACAACGAGATGCAGGGCAACGAATGGAAACAGCAGCCGACAGCAAGAACCGCCGTCGAGGCCGAGCGCAACCGCCCACCGACGCCCGAGGAACGCCGGCAGCACAAGGCCGAATGGACAACGATTCTCGCCATGATGGCAGCCCGCCGCGCCGACGAGCGCGAGATCGAGCGTGTGCAAGAAGTAGCTCGGCAGTACGGGGGATTAGAACGCCTGGAGCTTAAGCCGGCCGAGTACGAGCGCCAGGACTACGGCCGGCAACAGCCCGAGCTGCGCGCGCCCGAAACCGGCAAGACCTACCAAGGCCCGATTGTGTCGGCCGACGACAAGCACGTCATCCAGTCAGTCAGGGAAGCCGGCCGCGAGCTGCACATTCAGCACGAACGACTTGTACTGAACACCGACCGCCGCGAGCTGCTGAACGCCGGCGCGAACGTCGAGATTCGCTACCCATACAACCGGGTCGGCATAGTGAATGAATGGGGAGCAAAAGAGATTCAAGGGCCGGCATCCAAGGGCATCGAACCCAAGGATTTTGGCAAGAGATAG